The following proteins are co-located in the Vidua macroura isolate BioBank_ID:100142 chromosome 1, ASM2450914v1, whole genome shotgun sequence genome:
- the CFAP418 gene encoding cilia- and flagella-associated protein 418 isoform X1 translates to MADDLDRLLDEVERRLWHRHGGGEEEPAAAKGRSAKVLLSAGSSEEDLDNIIDEICNDSSFTKTPSKLKSNSASLTPERNSVVVQAHGKRCCPVYLGGSLSPSGIGTNISKRTCDHLRCTACDFRVSLFNDYVWDQSCDYLFFRNNMPELSKLRAKMIKKKGARAYACQCSWRSIEELTDLQTEQQLRYMLQNIPKSLDEKNAKKARRISLQQIPQKNKSNEG, encoded by the exons ATGGCGGACGATCTAGATCGGCTGCTGGACGAGGTGGAGAGGCGGCTGTGGCACCGGCACGGCGGCGGCGAGGAGGAGCCCGCGGCGGCCAAGGGCAG atcagCTAAAGTGTTACtgagtgctggcagcagtgaagAAGATCTAGACAACATTATTGATGAAATCTGTAATGACAGCAGCTTTACCAAAACACCTTCG aaattgaaGTCTAATTCTGCAAGTCTCACACCTGAAAGAAATAGTGTTGTTGTACAGGCACATGGGAAAAG ATGCTGTCCAGTGTACTTGGGTGGAAGCCTTTCACCATCTGGGATAggaacaaatatttcaaaaag AACGTGTGATCATCTACGTTGTACTGCTTGTGACTTCCGTGTGTCACTTTTCAATGACTACGTCTGGGATCAGTCCTGTGATTATCTTTTTTTCAG GAATAACATGCCTGAGCTCAGTAAACTAAGAGCAAAGATGATAAAGAAGAAAGGAGCACGTGCATATGCTTGTCAGTGCAGCTGGAGATCCATTGAAGAATTAACTGACCTccaaacagagcagcagcttcg tTACATGTTACAAAACATTCCAAAGTCCTTGGATGAAAAGAATGCAAAGAAAG CCCGTCGCATTAGTCTGCAGCAGATccctcaaaaaaacaaaagcaatgaaGGATGA
- the CFAP418 gene encoding cilia- and flagella-associated protein 418 isoform X4, producing the protein MADDLDRLLDEVERRLWHRHGGGEEEPAAAKGRSAKVLLSAGSSEEDLDNIIDEICNDSSFTKTPSKLKSNSASLTPERNSVVVQAHGKRCCPVYLGGSLSPSGIGTNISKRNNMPELSKLRAKMIKKKGARAYACQCSWRSIEELTDLQTEQQLRYMLQNIPKSLDEKNAKKARRISLQQIPQKNKSNEG; encoded by the exons ATGGCGGACGATCTAGATCGGCTGCTGGACGAGGTGGAGAGGCGGCTGTGGCACCGGCACGGCGGCGGCGAGGAGGAGCCCGCGGCGGCCAAGGGCAG atcagCTAAAGTGTTACtgagtgctggcagcagtgaagAAGATCTAGACAACATTATTGATGAAATCTGTAATGACAGCAGCTTTACCAAAACACCTTCG aaattgaaGTCTAATTCTGCAAGTCTCACACCTGAAAGAAATAGTGTTGTTGTACAGGCACATGGGAAAAG ATGCTGTCCAGTGTACTTGGGTGGAAGCCTTTCACCATCTGGGATAggaacaaatatttcaaaaag GAATAACATGCCTGAGCTCAGTAAACTAAGAGCAAAGATGATAAAGAAGAAAGGAGCACGTGCATATGCTTGTCAGTGCAGCTGGAGATCCATTGAAGAATTAACTGACCTccaaacagagcagcagcttcg tTACATGTTACAAAACATTCCAAAGTCCTTGGATGAAAAGAATGCAAAGAAAG CCCGTCGCATTAGTCTGCAGCAGATccctcaaaaaaacaaaagcaatgaaGGATGA
- the CFAP418 gene encoding cilia- and flagella-associated protein 418 isoform X2: MADDLDRLLDEVERRLWHRHGGGEEEPAAAKGRSAKVLLSAGSSEEDLDNIIDEICNDSSFTKTPSKLKSNSASLTPERNSVVVQAHGKRCCPVYLGGSLSPSGIGTNISKRTCDHLRCTACDFRVSLFNDYVWDQSCDYLFFRNNMPELSKLRAKMIKKKGARAYACQCSWRSIEELTDLQTEQQLRTCRGPAVCLGSLAVLLQCTRLLLPVPMQPC, translated from the exons ATGGCGGACGATCTAGATCGGCTGCTGGACGAGGTGGAGAGGCGGCTGTGGCACCGGCACGGCGGCGGCGAGGAGGAGCCCGCGGCGGCCAAGGGCAG atcagCTAAAGTGTTACtgagtgctggcagcagtgaagAAGATCTAGACAACATTATTGATGAAATCTGTAATGACAGCAGCTTTACCAAAACACCTTCG aaattgaaGTCTAATTCTGCAAGTCTCACACCTGAAAGAAATAGTGTTGTTGTACAGGCACATGGGAAAAG ATGCTGTCCAGTGTACTTGGGTGGAAGCCTTTCACCATCTGGGATAggaacaaatatttcaaaaag AACGTGTGATCATCTACGTTGTACTGCTTGTGACTTCCGTGTGTCACTTTTCAATGACTACGTCTGGGATCAGTCCTGTGATTATCTTTTTTTCAG GAATAACATGCCTGAGCTCAGTAAACTAAGAGCAAAGATGATAAAGAAGAAAGGAGCACGTGCATATGCTTGTCAGTGCAGCTGGAGATCCATTGAAGAATTAACTGACCTccaaacagagcagcagcttcg AACCTGCAGAGGCCCAGCAGTGTGCCTGGGAAGTCTGGCAGTGCTTCTTCAGTGCACCAGACTGCTCCTTCCAGTGCCCATGCAGCCTTGCTAG
- the CFAP418 gene encoding cilia- and flagella-associated protein 418 isoform X3 translates to MADDLDRLLDEVERRLWHRHGGGEEEPAAAKGRSAKVLLSAGSSEEDLDNIIDEICNDSSFTKTPSKLKSNSASLTPERNSVVVQAHGKRCCPVYLGGSLSPSGIGTNISKRTCDHLRCTACDFRVSLFNDYVWDQSCDYLFFRNNMPELSKLRAKMIKKKGARAYACQCSWRSIEELTDLQTEQQLRYMLQNIPKSLDEKNAKKVLY, encoded by the exons ATGGCGGACGATCTAGATCGGCTGCTGGACGAGGTGGAGAGGCGGCTGTGGCACCGGCACGGCGGCGGCGAGGAGGAGCCCGCGGCGGCCAAGGGCAG atcagCTAAAGTGTTACtgagtgctggcagcagtgaagAAGATCTAGACAACATTATTGATGAAATCTGTAATGACAGCAGCTTTACCAAAACACCTTCG aaattgaaGTCTAATTCTGCAAGTCTCACACCTGAAAGAAATAGTGTTGTTGTACAGGCACATGGGAAAAG ATGCTGTCCAGTGTACTTGGGTGGAAGCCTTTCACCATCTGGGATAggaacaaatatttcaaaaag AACGTGTGATCATCTACGTTGTACTGCTTGTGACTTCCGTGTGTCACTTTTCAATGACTACGTCTGGGATCAGTCCTGTGATTATCTTTTTTTCAG GAATAACATGCCTGAGCTCAGTAAACTAAGAGCAAAGATGATAAAGAAGAAAGGAGCACGTGCATATGCTTGTCAGTGCAGCTGGAGATCCATTGAAGAATTAACTGACCTccaaacagagcagcagcttcg tTACATGTTACAAAACATTCCAAAGTCCTTGGATGAAAAGAATGCAAAGAAAG TTTTGTACTGA